DNA from Oculatellaceae cyanobacterium:
TTTCTGGAAAAAGGAATAAGTTTTGATTATGGATTGGTTTTGGGAGGAATTAAAAGCGATGCCTATATCAAGCTTATGGATTGGCAAGCCGCTCAGCTACAAGACGATTTTCATAAAACTGGCGTAATTACAGTAATTGTTCAAGATAATTATACAGTTCATAAAAGTAAAAAAGTTAAAGAAAAGGAAAAAGAATGGAAAGCCAAAGGGTTAGAATTTTTCTTTTTGTCTCCTTATAGTCCTGAACTTAATCAAATTGAAGCAGAGTGGCATCAATTAAAGACTCATAAACTAGCTGGCAGAATGTTTGAAGATGAATATAACTTGGCGCAGGCAGTCATTCAAGGAATTGAAACTAGAGGGCATAAAAACGATTATATTTGTCAACGATTTAGATTCCAGTCGGATAAAAAAGTTGCCAAAATTTGAGGTGTAAAATTATTCCACATTGTCTGTTTAATTATGCCCACCTACTTATATTTGTAGGATTTCATTCTCCTCACGGTTGGGAAGTGATTTTGGAAGGATTTGCTGGTCACTTGGGATTAGCGGCTAATCAAAGCTTAATTTCTCTATTTATTGCCACAGTTCCTGTAATTTTAGACACTATGTTTAAATATTGGATATTCCGTTATCTCAGTCGTGTTTCCCCTTCTGCTGTGGCAACTCTCAGAAATATGAATGAGTAGTTTAGGATATTGGTTATTGGTCATTATTAATTGTTTGCTAGAAGTGCTGAAAGTAAAGGATCGTTAAGAAGTCTTTGGGCTTCCTCTGGGTTGTGCTGTTGGTGAAGTGCGATCGCATTTCTAAAAGCGGCTATACTTTCTGCAACATTCCCTATCTGTAGCAGTACAACTCCTAAATTCTGGTAGGCATCGGCATAGTTAGGATTAATGGCGATCGCTTTGCGGTAAACTGCGATCGCATCTTCAAAAAACCCCATTGCCCTCAAGGTCATCCCTAAGTTGTAATAACCAGTAGTAAAATTAGGGTCAATCTCTAAAGCAATTTCATAAGCTTTTCTAGCATTAGTCAAATCACCAGCAGCTTTCAGCAAGTTACCTAAATTGTTATAAGCGTCTAATTTTAATTTTGGTAAAACTGGCTGTTGGATAGCTGCTTGATAATGTAATACTGCTTGGTTAAGATCTTGCAAATGAGTATAAGCATTACCAAGATGGTAGTGCAACTCATATAAAACAGAAACATCAAGTGTATTAGCAGTTAAACCACGTTGTAAAAGTGCAATTGCTCGATTAACTTCACCAATGTCAATATATAACCCTCCTAATTTGCTGCATACATAAGGTTCATTAGGATGAGTTGCTAGAAAACCTTCCATAGTAATTCTAGCTTTGTTAAGTTTATCCCCTGAAGCGATCGCACCTGGCTGATATCCATAATGCAGCATCGCCACATCAGGTAAATAACCTACCTGCCATTGCGATTCCCTTTGTAATAAAGCTTGTACATGATCGTCTACCATTGCATGATAAGGACGGGAAAAACGCACATCAGGATGATTGCGAAATAAACGAGAAACTAAAGAATAAGGTGATTGAGACGCGCCTACCTCTTGGCGAACTAAATTAATTAAAATATGGCGATCGCTTTTAATTACTTGCTGTAGTTGTGGCACAATTTCTGGTACTAGCACCTCATCAGCATCTAAAACTAGCACCCATTCGCCTTGCACATATTTAAGTGACTCATTTCGCGCCGCCGAAAAGTCATTACTCCAAGGGAAATGGTACACCTTTGCGCCCAAATTCTTAGCAATTTCAGGAGTGCGATCGCTTGATCCAGTATCCAGCACCACCATTTCATCTACCACATCTTTAACACTATTAAGGCATTGTGGTAGCGCTACTTCTTCATTTTTTACAATCATGCACAAGCTAAGATTCATTTTTTAGTTCACGCTCCTTAAAATCTGCTGTATATGTAGTGCAGGCATCTTGCCCGCGTATGATTAGGCGTAGGTTCTAGAGACAACTAACAATTATCAATGACCCATGACCAATAAACGACCTAGAACCACCACAAAGACGAGATCACCCTTATTTAAATGAATCTCCTCCAACTTCTTTTACGCACTTCTTGGGTTAGCGTCATAAGTGCAACTATCGCTGCTTTACTCAGTGGTGTTAGTAGCACAGGATTAATTGCCTTAATTAACCTCAGTTTAAATAACACTAAACTGCCAATCACTTCTTTAGCTTGGGCTTTTGCTGCTTGTTGCTTGCTACTGCTGATTTCTACTGCTGCTTCTCTAATCTTGATCGCCTATCTTTCACAAGAAGTAATCTTTAAACTGTGGCTAGAATTGATCCGCCGTATCCTTGCATCCCCCCTGCGACGGATAGAAGAAATTGGTTCTCCTACTTTACTAGCTACTTTAACAGAAGACATTGAAGCTATTTCTTCTGCTGCGATCGCCATTTCTAACATCAGCGTGAATGTTGCTGCAATAGTTGCTTGCCTAATCTATTTGTGCTGGCTGTCTATACCTGTATTTCTCTCTATGCTTGCTTGCTGTTGGGAGTATTTAGCTATCAGCTAATCGCCACCTCTGGTAATAATTCCCTAAAACTTGCCCGTGAACAACAAGACAAATTATTTCATCATTTCCAAACGACTACCCAAGGAATTAAAGAACTCAAATTACACCAACAGCGACGTGAAGAATTTTTCTTAAAAGATTTACAAACAACAGCAGCATTATTTAAAAAATATCGCTTTCACGGCATGGCTATCTTTGCTATTGCTGGCAGTTGGGGTTTAGTCTTATTTTTTATCCCCCTTGGCTTCATTGTTTTTGGATTACCCCAAGTTACAACTATTACTACTTCAGTGCTATCCGGCTACGCTTTAACAATATTGTTTATAATCTTACCGTTAAGAAATATTCTTGATTCTCTTCCTCAATTAATTACAGCAAACATTTCTTTAGCTAACGCTCTTCTGTCACTCTAATGAAGATATAATAAAGTAAAACTGCTGAAAATCAAGCACAGCATATGGATGAGCCACGCGCCGCTCGACCAACCATCAAATTTATTGATGAATATTGCGCCTATTACAGAAATCTATTTTCAGATGTCAGGGGATTTGAGGCTTTTAAACATCTACATATAGGGGTAATATCTTCGCTCAAACGCAAAAGTCTACCAGCAATTGCCACATTTGTAGGATTATCTAATGAACAATCACTACATCACTTTTTAACTTCATCGCCTTGGCAAGCTGAACAATTAAGAAACCAAAGATTAGGCTTAACTTTAAAAGGGTTAAAAGGCAGAAAAATTTGGGTAATTATTGATGAAACTGGAGACAAGAAGAAAGGAAGAAGCACTGACTACGTGAGTCGCCAGTATTTAGGTAAGTTAGGCAAAATAGATCATGGAATTGTAGCAGTAACAGCTTGGGGGTTAATAGAAAATATTACATTTCCATTAATGTTTGAGATCTATAAACCGAAGCATCGGCTGAAAGCTGGGGATGTTTATTATTCAAAGCCTCAAATAGCTGCCAAGTTGATACGGCAAATAAAACAAATGGGTTTTGAAATCGAGTTGGTACTAGCCGATAGTCTTTATGGAGAGAGTGAAACTACAT
Protein-coding regions in this window:
- a CDS encoding IS630 family transposase; this encodes MKKNSKKKDWRWKRTKQSLNGKQNLQQKNKKQADLKTLEAYASQRIIRLKYLDEAGFCLWSPSSYSYIKKGEQKEIKQTKRRGRRLSIIGFLEKGISFDYGLVLGGIKSDAYIKLMDWQAAQLQDDFHKTGVITVIVQDNYTVHKSKKVKEKEKEWKAKGLEFFFLSPYSPELNQIEAEWHQLKTHKLAGRMFEDEYNLAQAVIQGIETRGHKNDYICQRFRFQSDKKVAKI
- a CDS encoding tetratricopeptide repeat protein → MNLSLCMIVKNEEVALPQCLNSVKDVVDEMVVLDTGSSDRTPEIAKNLGAKVYHFPWSNDFSAARNESLKYVQGEWVLVLDADEVLVPEIVPQLQQVIKSDRHILINLVRQEVGASQSPYSLVSRLFRNHPDVRFSRPYHAMVDDHVQALLQRESQWQVGYLPDVAMLHYGYQPGAIASGDKLNKARITMEGFLATHPNEPYVCSKLGGLYIDIGEVNRAIALLQRGLTANTLDVSVLYELHYHLGNAYTHLQDLNQAVLHYQAAIQQPVLPKLKLDAYNNLGNLLKAAGDLTNARKAYEIALEIDPNFTTGYYNLGMTLRAMGFFEDAIAVYRKAIAINPNYADAYQNLGVVLLQIGNVAESIAAFRNAIALHQQHNPEEAQRLLNDPLLSALLANN
- a CDS encoding ABC transporter transmembrane domain-containing protein codes for the protein MNLLQLLLRTSWVSVISATIAALLSGVSSTGLIALINLSLNNTKLPITSLAWAFAACCLLLLISTAASLILIAYLSQEVIFKLWLELIRRILASPLRRIEEIGSPTLLATLTEDIEAISSAAIAISNISVNVAAIVACLIYLCWLSIPVFLSMLACCWEYLAIS